The stretch of DNA GAGGTGCACCATGTCTCGCAATGACGCTGTCGCCAAGATCAAGAAGCACCTGCTCCTGCAACGTGAAGATCTCAGGTCGAAAATTGCAGAAGAAATGGGTCTGGCTTACTCGCCAGACGATGGCATTAATGACCTTGGTGAAACCGCTGCACTGGTGGAGCAGTCCGAGCTTCATACTCAGTTAGCCGCCTTGGAAACACGTGAGTTGATGCAAATCAACCGCGCCTTGGCACTGATTGAAGAAGGTCATTACGGAGTCTGCCAGAAATGCTCCAAAGCCATTCCTCTGGCTCGACTTCAGGCTGTCCCATTCACTACGGTTTGTGTCGAGTGCCAACGTCGTCAGGAAGATCTGGGCGACAACGACGAAGACGCTTACTCGGTCGATTGGCGTAAAGCTTACGATCATGAGCGGCGCTCCAACACAGCCGAGTACAGTGTTCAGGATTTCGATCTCGCTTCCGAATGATCCATGAATCGAGAAGGGTCTCCAGTTACCTGAGACGTCTTCTACAGACATAGTCGTGATCCATTTCAAGGGCAGGACATCCAGGAGATGTTCTGCCCTTGGATTTTTCTATCTCACGACAAATTTTGGCGTCGCCTGATTTCGCAGGGCAGAAATCCTTCTCCTCGAAAATCTTCTTTGCAAAGAATCCCGTCTCGATCTTCATCCAAAGAGAACAGAGATTGTTTACATCAATGATCGTTGATCGTTATGATTCTTATGTCACCATTCCAGGAGTCATTGATCAACGACGTGTGTGATCTGGTGATGTCGATTCAATTGGCCACATCGTCGCCCTGTTCTGTACCCCTCTTTCCTGTGGAGCAACCTCTTTATGACTCAGCGTTCCGTTCCGAAGACCGGCGTCGATCGTCGTGACTTCCTCAAAACCACGGCTGCTCTGGCCGGTGCCACGATGCCATACTGGGCGATGACCAACTCAGTCCGCGCCATGCAGAGCCCGAATGAAAGACCAGTGCTCGGTTGTATCGGAACAGGGGATCGCTGGTACCAGGTTGTGGGTGGAGCACTCCGCTATTCCGATGGTGCCGCAGTATGTGATGTCGATAAATCCCACGTCGGTAAGGGACGCGAAAAGGTTCTCGAAATCCATGGCAAACGAAATCTCACACGTGATGTCGAGGCCTACGAAGACTATCGCAAAATTCTTGACCGCAAGGATATCGATGTCGTCACGATCGTCACACCTGATCATTGGCACTCCAAAATTGCCATTGAGGCGATGCAGGCTGGCAAAGATGTCTACTGTGAGAAACCACTCACTTTGACAATTCAGGAAGGCAAACAAATCGTTAAGGTGCTCAAAGAGACCAAGCGTGTTTTCCAGGTCGGTACACAACAGCGCAGTGAAATGGGTCTGAACTTTCTCAAGGCGGTCGCGATGATTCGCGATGGCCGTATTGGAAAAGTGCAGAAAATTACCTGCGATATTGGTGGTGCTCCATCCAGTGGAGAAATTCCGGCTGTTCCCACTCCCGCCGATATCAACTGGGATATGTGGCTGGGCCAGGCGCCAATGGTCGATTTCCGTTTCAAGCAGACAGGCAGCAAATGGGGCAATAGCCGCTGCCACTATGAGTTCCGCTGGTGGTATGAGTATTCGGGTGGCAAGATGACCGACTGGGGTGCTCACCACGTCGATATTGCCAGTTGGGCCATCGAAATGGATTCCAGCGGCCCTACCTCGGTTGAAGGTATTTCGGCCACACATCCTTGCGAGATGAAAGATGGCTGGCCTCAGCAGGTCGATCGCTACAACGCTGCCACTGAATTCGACGTTAAGGTCATGTGCCCCAACGATGTCGAAATGCACATTGTCAGTAAGTCCAAAGACGGCAACGGCATTCTGTTTGAAGGAACTGAAGGTCGCTTCCACGTCAGCCGGGGTGCCATGAAGGGCAAACCCGTGGAAGATCTGAAAGACAACCCGATTACCGAAGAAGCACTCGTTAAGATTTATAAGGGAAAGGTTCCCGGTAATCACATGGGGAACTTCTTCGAATGCATCAAGGATCGAACAGATCCCATCTCGGATGTCTACTCGCATCATCGGGCCATGACGGTTTGCCATCTGGCGAACATCGCGATTCGTACAGGCAAGAAGATCGATTGGGATTCACAATCAGAAACCATCACTAACGACCCCGCTTTGAACCAGTGGCTCTCGCGCGAACAGCGTAAGGGTTATGAGATCAATGTGAGTGTCTGATGCTTTCATCAATTGATACTGACTGAATCAAAAACCTTCTCAACACAACTGCTGTTGAGAAGGTTTTTGTTTTTCCCTGATTGGTGACTTGGACCATCGTTCCAGGGAAACAAGTTCTATCGAGCAAGGAATTCCTTTCGACCGGCGTTCAATTTGCGATTGTTGTCAACCAGGGGAGACGACCCCTCGTTTTGATGACAAAGGGCAACGCAATGGTCAACCAGCGAATCATCTGTGGCATTCTTGCAACATGCCTCTGGGGATCTTTAGAGGTTGCGCAAGCTGGCGCTGTAGTGACTTTGGTCGATGGACGGATTTTGAAGGCCGATACAGCGGAATTCTCTGAAAATGGACAGAGTCTGATTCTTGAAACCACACGCGATGGTCTGGTCATTCGGCGAACTTTGAATCGATCAACAGTCGTTAAACTGGAACTGGATGATGTTCCCGCGCCGGGACAAGTGGCCGTCTCCTCCCCAGCAGTCATGGAGCCTCCAGCAGACTCAATGCGGCGTCATGCTGATCCTGCCATCGATCCACGGCAGATCCAACCAGGCATTGAACAGGTACTCTGGATGGAAAATCGCATGATGATTCAACAACCGGGATATCTCGTAGGAAGTCCTCAAGCTCCTCAGAGCATCAAGCAGTTTGCCGGTTGGCCTTCAGCAGGAGTGGTTGTTGGTGTTCGACAGGATCCGCTGGAAGCGTATGGACAACAGGCAGCACGATGGTATCCACAGGGAATTCCCCAACTGGAAGCCGGCTACGCCAGGCAACTCTTGCGGAATGATGCGGCTTATCAGGTGGCTCCGCCCTGGGCCTTTAACTCCTGGAACAACCAGCAAGGGACGACGAACCCCGGTTATCTGCCTCCGGATCGCCGATTTTCGCTGCCCTATCTCCCATGACGATCCGATGATCTGAACACGAATGTTGCATAACGGGAGCTGCGGGCCGGATGTATGATCATACTGGCTAAGTGCTATGTTTGAAGACTTCGGTCGACCATGTTTTCTTGATCACTCCAGCAAACAGCCCTCGGCTGAATCTTTCGATTCGAACCGAGGGCTGCTTTTGTATCGTGCTTGAGGCACTGGAAAACTAAATGCCAGAGAATGGATGCTTGGCGGAATCCTTCTTGGCAATCATTTCATCAGCACTGGGCTCGTTCTTCATGGCTCGAGCAATTGCGAGCTTGGTCGCTTCGTAGTTGTAGTCGACGATCTTGCGATCATCGGCGGCTTCCCAGTGAATGAACACGCCGCAAACAATCACGAGCTTTTCGGCCTGATCCTTAGGAATAACCCCTTCGGCAACAGAATCAGCCACAGCCTTCGCTACTGCATACTGGGCAGGACCAAACATCTGGACAGCCTGGCGGGCACCCTTGATCGTGACCTTGGTGATCATCACGGTGGCTGGCTTGACAGCCAGATTCGGTGTGAGGACGGCCAGCAGGTTTGAATGTCCAGCTTTCTGGTCGGCCAGGGCATTGGCAAAGGCCACGCCGACGGGGCCGTTCTTGTCACCAATCATGAGGTCGATGTGGGCAATTTCGTTGCCTTCGCCAGCCAGTGCTTCACCGATGTAAAATGACATGAGATGTGCCTTTCGTCCGTTCTTCGCATTCGAAGGAATATGATCAAAGCAGGACGGTTCCGGGGAGCAGCCAGATCGAGAAATCAGCGAGCCTGACGACTCGACCTTTTCTTAACGCTCCCGTCAATACGTTTACAACCTGCTCAATATCCAAGCTTTCTACAAGCGAGGAGTGAGTTGCCTGAGCCACTCATCCCATCGCTTCGGGTTTCACTTCGAGAGTGTTTCTAACACAGCCCAAGTGCAAAAGCCAGCAGGCAAGGATCATCGGGAGGAATTCCCAGGCAGCCCAGGCCCGCCATCTTTCTGCTACCACGCTTTCCATGAAAAACAGAGATCTTTGTGCCATGTTTGCAGCAACTCTGGGCAAGCATGGCTTCACAACCAACAACACGCAGTTGTCTCCTGGGAACCGTATAAGAAGTACAGGTTTGAAAAAAGAGCCTCGTCCTGCAGGGAACGAAGCTCTTTTTCTCACGCTGACGTTCAGATTCAAAGACTACTGAATGTAATCATTGATAATGTTTTCCAGCAGTTCCTGTCGCCCCGACTGATTCTTGGCAACCGCTTTACCTTCCAATACGTACTTTTCCAGATCTGCAAAGGTGATCTTGCCAGATTCAACGCTGTTGCCGATCCCTGCATCCCAGGTGGCGTAACGATTCGTCACGAAATCCTTGAGCACGCCATCTTTACGAATGGTGGCCGCAATCTTTGCACCACGAGCAAAAGCATCCATCCCACCAATGTGAGCATAGAAAAGATCCACTGGCTCGAAGCTTTCACGACGAACCTTGGCATCGAAGTTGATTCCACCGGGTGCCAGTCCCTGTTGTTCGAGGATCACCAGCATGCACTGTGTCGTCAGGTAAATGTCTGTCGGGAATTGATCGGTATCCCAGCCCAGGAGCAGGTCGCCAGTGTTGGCATCAATGCTTCCCAGTGCATTCTGCATTGAGGCATAGGCCAGTTCATGCATCATCGTGTGGCCCGCCAGCGTGGCGTGGTTCGTTTCGATGTTCATTTTGACATAATCAGTCAGGCCATAAGCCCGGCAGAAGTTCATACAGGCTGCCACATCAAAGTCATACTGGTGCTTGGTGGGTTCTTTCGGCTTGGGTTCAAACAGGAACTGACCTTTGAAGCCAATGGCCTTGGCATGTTCGACGGCGAGATGCATGAACTTGGCCAGATGGTCGAGTTCTCGCTTCATATCGGTGTTGTAGAGGTTCTGGTAGCCTTCGCGACCACCCCAGAACACATAGTTTTCACCCCCCAGTTCATGGGTGACTTCCAGAGCTTTTTTGACTTGCGCACAGGCATACGCAAAAACATCCGCATTGGGGCTGGTTGCAGCACCGTGCATGTATCGAGGATGCGAAAAGAGATTGGCAGTGCCCCAGAGAAGCTTGATCCCGGTTTCCTGCTGTTTCTCTTTCAGCCTGGCGACCACCGCGTCGAGATTCTTGTTCGACTCAGCCAGTGTCGCCCCTTCGGGAGCCACATCGCGGTCATGGAAGCAGTAGAACGGGGCTCCCAGCTTTTCGACAAATTCAAAGGCCACATCGACCCGCTTGATGGCATTGGCCACTGATTCTGTGCCGTCATCCCAGGGCTTTTGCAAAGTGGCTCCACCAAATGGATCACTTCCGGTGCCGCGGAAGGTGTGCCAGTAGGCCACGCTGTACCGGAGCAGATCCTTCATGGATTGCCCTTCGATCTGTTCGTCCGCGTTGTAATGCTTGAAAGCCAGCGGATTTTTAGACTTTGGGCCTTCGTAGACGATCTTCGAGATTTCAGGAAAGTACGACATGAGCAGTGCTTCTTGGCATGAATGAGTGAATGTGCGAGCGGCCATCGCTCTGCAGTGCGCGAAGTTTACCACTGAGGCTGGACACAAAACAGATCCACGAGCATTGATGAAATATTTCTCGCAGGATTCTTGTTTTTTTACTGGTCAGGTTGAGCAGTAATTCTATGGATTGCCGAAAAGCGCCCAACCGGTCTGGCTCACCGATTAGAGAAAACTTACCAGCCCGAAAAGACGGGGGCCCCTTCAAAATCTGTCGGCACCTCTTCCAGGGCTTCGTCCATCCCCCGGTCTCGAAAGACATGCAGGATCCGGGCACGGCTGATTTCATCATACTCCGGCTCGGGATAGTTCTTCCGACCAAGATTCGGGGAGCGATGAATATCAAGTTCGGCGACGATCACGCGAATCCCGCGAAGCCCGGTAAACTGGTGTTCTTCGGCACGCTGCCTGCCCCCATGCATATCGTAAGTTTCGAACATCACCCGCAAGACTTTGACAAACTTTCGAAAGGAAATTCCCTTCTCAAGATAGATCAGATCGATATCGAGGGCTTTCGTCAGCAGGTAGTAATGATGTCGCGCACGCAAAGAAATGGCCCGGTAAAAAGGCCACGATAGAATCGGGTCAAGAATGGTCCGATCCCGGAGAAATCGGGATTCCCGGTCACCATCCGCAGCCAGACCCAGCATGAACCAGTGCTGCAATCCCACCAGAATCCCGGTGGGTGGCGATTCGGTCTGCCTCGCAAGTGGTTTCATGAGCTTCTCCAAACCGCGGACAAGCTCTCGACGGGCAGCGATTTCAAATCGTCTCACACGCAGAAAGGCCTCCGAGTCATGCCACAAACTGGCCGTTGGCGCAAGGCTTGAATTCGCCTCCATCGAATCTGCAGAGTCTGTTTGTCTGGTTGCTGAAGCTGTTTGTACCCTCTGGGGAATGACCAGCTTTTGAATTCGTCCCAACGTCGCAGAAAAGAGTTGTGCGACAGGTCGTGCATATTGCTTCCAATGAACAGTCGCGGCAGGCTTTACAGACAATTCGTGAGGAATTCGCGCAGGGTTAAAAACTGTTGCCAGCAGCAAATATCTGAGATTGATGACAGTGATCATCAGCGATCCCAGGCAGGCAACCCATGTGATCAATGCCTGCAGCAGATGCAGGGCCGGCAATTGATGTGCTGTCGCGTTTGGTAATGTCCCTGCAAAAATGAGTGCCGGAACAGCTAAAGAAATGGGAAATGACCACTGAATCGTCATTAACCAGCGGCCATCAATATGCATCAGTCGTGTTCCGGGGGCTTGTCGGCAAGTGAAAAGTAAACCCTGACCGCAACAGAGAATCGACAGCAGAATCAGCCCGTACATGCCCAGGATAAGGTTCACTCCCCATCTGCAAGGAAGCACGAGTGCAGCAACGAATACGAAGGCCACCGCCAGGCATGAAAGTTGATGAATTCGGCGGCGGATCTGGTAATCCTCTGCATCAGCCTGACGGGGATTATTCAACAGTTTCCCCGCATGCTCCATGAGCATGTCATGCAGACCCAGATAGAAAAACACCCCATGGATCAGCATCGCTGAGATGCCAGTGATCACAACCAGCGACCACAGGCCAAGCCACGGAAGGTAAAAACTTCCCGCTGCAAATTCTCTTAAGAAGGCAGCCGGGTAAAATGTGGTGATGATTGCCAGCAGCGTGAGTGGAAATGTGGCGATCGCAATTGCCCCCCAAAGTCGAGGCAGGCCATAAAGTCTGTGTTGGGCTGGGGGGCGAAAGTCGACACCAAAGTTCATCAGGCTTTTTCGGAATTGCTTCAACCCCCGGTCAATTTTCAGTACCAGCCATGTCACGATGGCCAGTGGCTGCCGACGATGAACTCGAATTGTCAGGATGAACGCTGCCATCAAAGCCACGAATGAGGCCAGGTCAAACCAGTCCGACTTCGTCTCTCGACCCAGCAGTTCGAGGAGTACGAGCAGGCAGAGCCACAATGTGGCTGTCACTTTCGCAACCGGCGAAGCCACTGACAGTTGTTGCCAGATTCGCGAGAACATCCGCTATTTCCTGCCGAAAGCATACATTCGCTGCAATCACCCGCATCATCAGGTCTTATGCTGGTGATATGATCGATCCAAAGCTCTGTTTTTGAAACGCTGGCTGACTGAGGTTGAGTTTGACGATGGGAGAATTTCTGATGTTCAGTGCAATCCTCGCCGGAGCATGTTGACCACACTCCCTGAGGCAGTTTACGCTCATAGCTGGTCAGTTTGCACAGAGGATTGCGTGGATCGTTGACCGTTTTTTCCAGTTATTCCCGGTATGACTGGAAGTCTGAGAAAGGTGTGGGGCACTGACTCTTCCACTGGTAAGGAAGTTTTGCCAGTCGAGGGAACATTGCCGATCATTATTCCCAGGCGGCTCCGAAAGTTGTGCCGGGTCGATCTTGTTTGTTTCTTAATTCGATAAAGCGTGATCGGATCAGTCTTTTTGACGGATTTCGATCAGGAAGCCGATAGAGGCGTGCTCATGCATACAGTTGGTAAAGTGCTGATCTGGCTGGTGGTGCTGGCTGCAGGTGCGGGAACCGTCTTGACTGCCAAGCTGATTCAAGTGCGTAACAGCCACACTCGCAAAGCCGAAAAACTTGATGCGGACTTTGCCCGTGTTTCGAATCAGCTTGGTAAGGCCGAGGCCGAATTGAATTCTCTCAAGGCCGAGCTTGCACGGGAATTGCTCAATTGGGATCGTGCTCCTTTGCAGAGCGATACTTCTGTTTTCGATCCTCGACAGGGGCGGATTACCGTCAATCTCGGTCGGGCGAACGGCCTTAAAGACAAACAATGGCTCTATGGTTTTGAACTTAATGCCGATGGACAACCGGTCTATCGAGGCGCATTTGAAATTGCCCAACTGGGTGATAACCAGACGTCACTCGTGCCGACCTTCCGTCTGCGTGCGGAAGATATTGCCAGCCTCAAAAGTGGTAACTGGCGTTGGCGTACGCTGATTCCTGCAGCATTTCCAGCCCGCCACAGCGATCTCCAACTCCAACTCGTTAAGAACGACGAACTCCTGGTCGATCGCACGGCGAATGTCACTGAGCAGCAGAAACTCCTGAAAGAAGCCACCGCACAACTGACGAGACGAAGAGAAGAAATCGTCGGTGGCCCCAGCCTGCCCAAAGAAGATTTCCGACCCACTGAAGAAAAGGCCGGTCTGGTAGCAGCACTTCAGGAAGTGGAAGAAATGCGCAATCAACTCCTCATCGATGTCGATCAACTCCGCCAGCAATTGCGGCAGGTTTCGAGTGAACTGGGCAAAACTCAGGAAGAGAACGTCTCTCTGGTGAAGCGATTGCCCAGTGCAGCCAAGGAAACTGTCAGCCGACAGCCCTGATTTCTCCTCGTCATTTCACGGATGGATACCCATGACCTCTGTTCCACTGCGAGTGGTCTATGTGGGGAGTTTTGATCCCCTGACGCTGGGGCATCTGGATATCATTCGGCGCGGTGCTTCGCTCTTTGCACATCTGACTGTCGGGATTGGTGTCAACCCTGATAAGCGACCTCTCTTCTCACCCGAGGAGCGGCTGGAGATCACCCGCCAGGTTGTGGCTGATCTCCCGAATGTTTCCGTTGAGTGCTTCTCCGGCCTGACGATTGATTTCGCCCGCTGCTCTCAGGCGAATGCCATTTTACGCGGGATTCGATCCCTTTCAGATATTGAATCCGAGTTCACGATGGGGCTCGCCAATAAAGTGCTGGCACCACAACTCGAGACGATCTTCTTCATGGCTGGTGAGCGGTATGCCCACATTTCGAGTTCGTTGATCAAGCAGATTGCACTGCTGGGGAATAGCAATTCTGCGGATCGACTCTCTGGGTTTGTTCCCGAGGCAGTGATTCAACCACTTCTGGAAAAAGTCCATCAGGTGGCCAGCCAGCGAAAGTGACCATGTGATTGGTGACTGAACAGGTATTGGCACTAGATTCCCTGCTCTCGACGCGTGTCTGCAAGCCTCGACCTCGCTATAACCAAAGAGTTGTTTATTGGCTCTGCAATTCATCTGGATCGATTTCAGCGAGGCAAAAATGGTTCGTGTCCCTTCGACCATGCTCCCTTTGGGAACTGTTGCTCCCGGATTTTCACTGCCAAACATCGATGGCACAATCGTTGAAAAAAGTGCTTTTGCTGGCGATGCACCTCTGCTGGTGATGTTCATCTGCAATCACTGTCCATTCGTGAAGCATCTGCGAAGTGGACTGGCTCAACTCGGACGTGACTACCAGAAAACAGCACTCAAAATTGTGGCCATCAGTTCCAACGATGTCGTGGCGTATCCGCAGGATGATCTCGCAGCCATGACTCGCGAAGCAGCCGAAGCGGGCTACACCTTTTCTTATATTCTCGATGAGAGTCAGGAAGTTGCCAAAGCTTACCGGGCGGCTTGCACGCCAGACTTTTTCCTGTTTGATGCAGCCCACCGGCTGGTCTACCGAGGCCAGTTTGATGCGTCTCGACCGGGTAATGAGATTCCTGTCACAGGGAGCGATCTGCGGGCAGCGATTGACTCGGTGCTCAAAGGTCAAAGTCCTGCAGCAGAACAGACACCATCCATCGGCTGTAACATCAAGTGGAAACCAGGCAACAATCCTGATTACTTCCCCGGCTGATCTTCCACTTGATCTGTTCGCATCCCTTTCAAGAGTCCTCTGCACCGAGAATCTGAGTGCAAATCCAGAGTGGGCTGTCAAAAAAGGTTGGCACGCCTTGAAGGCTTTGCGAAAAGGCGTGGTCTTTGATCCCCGCCGAAGTGGCGTATGTTCCAATGGGCGCTGAACTTCGAACAAAACAGGCTGGCCTATGGCGGAAATCATTCCACTGC from Planctopirus ephydatiae encodes:
- a CDS encoding TraR/DksA family transcriptional regulator — its product is MSRNDAVAKIKKHLLLQREDLRSKIAEEMGLAYSPDDGINDLGETAALVEQSELHTQLAALETRELMQINRALALIEEGHYGVCQKCSKAIPLARLQAVPFTTVCVECQRRQEDLGDNDEDAYSVDWRKAYDHERRSNTAEYSVQDFDLASE
- a CDS encoding Gfo/Idh/MocA family oxidoreductase; its protein translation is MTQRSVPKTGVDRRDFLKTTAALAGATMPYWAMTNSVRAMQSPNERPVLGCIGTGDRWYQVVGGALRYSDGAAVCDVDKSHVGKGREKVLEIHGKRNLTRDVEAYEDYRKILDRKDIDVVTIVTPDHWHSKIAIEAMQAGKDVYCEKPLTLTIQEGKQIVKVLKETKRVFQVGTQQRSEMGLNFLKAVAMIRDGRIGKVQKITCDIGGAPSSGEIPAVPTPADINWDMWLGQAPMVDFRFKQTGSKWGNSRCHYEFRWWYEYSGGKMTDWGAHHVDIASWAIEMDSSGPTSVEGISATHPCEMKDGWPQQVDRYNAATEFDVKVMCPNDVEMHIVSKSKDGNGILFEGTEGRFHVSRGAMKGKPVEDLKDNPITEEALVKIYKGKVPGNHMGNFFECIKDRTDPISDVYSHHRAMTVCHLANIAIRTGKKIDWDSQSETITNDPALNQWLSREQRKGYEINVSV
- the fae gene encoding formaldehyde-activating enzyme, translated to MSFYIGEALAGEGNEIAHIDLMIGDKNGPVGVAFANALADQKAGHSNLLAVLTPNLAVKPATVMITKVTIKGARQAVQMFGPAQYAVAKAVADSVAEGVIPKDQAEKLVIVCGVFIHWEAADDRKIVDYNYEATKLAIARAMKNEPSADEMIAKKDSAKHPFSGI
- the xylA gene encoding xylose isomerase → MSYFPEISKIVYEGPKSKNPLAFKHYNADEQIEGQSMKDLLRYSVAYWHTFRGTGSDPFGGATLQKPWDDGTESVANAIKRVDVAFEFVEKLGAPFYCFHDRDVAPEGATLAESNKNLDAVVARLKEKQQETGIKLLWGTANLFSHPRYMHGAATSPNADVFAYACAQVKKALEVTHELGGENYVFWGGREGYQNLYNTDMKRELDHLAKFMHLAVEHAKAIGFKGQFLFEPKPKEPTKHQYDFDVAACMNFCRAYGLTDYVKMNIETNHATLAGHTMMHELAYASMQNALGSIDANTGDLLLGWDTDQFPTDIYLTTQCMLVILEQQGLAPGGINFDAKVRRESFEPVDLFYAHIGGMDAFARGAKIAATIRKDGVLKDFVTNRYATWDAGIGNSVESGKITFADLEKYVLEGKAVAKNQSGRQELLENIINDYIQ
- the coaD gene encoding pantetheine-phosphate adenylyltransferase: MTSVPLRVVYVGSFDPLTLGHLDIIRRGASLFAHLTVGIGVNPDKRPLFSPEERLEITRQVVADLPNVSVECFSGLTIDFARCSQANAILRGIRSLSDIESEFTMGLANKVLAPQLETIFFMAGERYAHISSSLIKQIALLGNSNSADRLSGFVPEAVIQPLLEKVHQVASQRK
- a CDS encoding thioredoxin family protein — encoded protein: MVRVPSTMLPLGTVAPGFSLPNIDGTIVEKSAFAGDAPLLVMFICNHCPFVKHLRSGLAQLGRDYQKTALKIVAISSNDVVAYPQDDLAAMTREAAEAGYTFSYILDESQEVAKAYRAACTPDFFLFDAAHRLVYRGQFDASRPGNEIPVTGSDLRAAIDSVLKGQSPAAEQTPSIGCNIKWKPGNNPDYFPG